A genome region from Aurantiacibacter sp. MUD61 includes the following:
- the rpsA gene encoding 30S ribosomal protein S1: protein MATSANPSRDDFAAMLDEQLGGAEGGFEGRVVKGTVTAIENGMALIDVGLKSEGRVNLKEFERGDDAHGLEVGSEVEVFVDRVENADGEAMLSRDRARREAAWDKLESEFGEGKRVEGRIFGRVKGGFTVDLDGAVAFLPGSQVDIRPVRDVTPLMDMPQPFQILKMDRRRGNIVVSRRAVLEETRAEQRSELIDKLAEGQITDGVVKNITDYGAFVDLGGIDGLLHVTDMSYKRVNHPSEVIEIGQTVTVQIIRINADTQRISLGMKQLESDPWEGVGAKYPVGAKVTGQVTNITEYGAFVELEPGIEGLVHVSEMSWTKKNVHPGKIVSTSQEVEVMVLEVDAEKRRISLGLKQAQRNPWEEFAEANPVGSTVTGEVKNATEFGLFIGLPGDVDGMVHMSDIAWGISGEDALALHRKGEEVQAVVLDVDIDKERISLGMKQLEKGAPAEGGAGDSLRRGQVVTVTVLEVRDGGLEVQVGDDGATGFIKRSDLGRDRDEQRPDRFQTGQKVDAMVTGFDRSKKPNFSIKAHQIAEEKEAVAQFGSADSGASLGDILGAALKGDEKK from the coding sequence ATGGCAACTTCTGCCAATCCGAGCCGCGACGATTTCGCGGCAATGCTCGACGAACAACTCGGCGGCGCCGAGGGCGGCTTCGAAGGCCGCGTCGTCAAGGGCACCGTCACTGCCATCGAAAATGGCATGGCGCTTATCGATGTCGGCCTCAAGAGCGAAGGCCGCGTCAACCTCAAGGAATTCGAACGTGGCGATGACGCCCACGGCCTCGAAGTCGGCAGCGAAGTCGAAGTCTTCGTCGACCGCGTCGAGAACGCCGATGGCGAAGCCATGCTCAGCCGCGATCGCGCCCGCCGCGAAGCCGCGTGGGACAAGCTGGAAAGCGAGTTCGGCGAAGGCAAGCGCGTTGAAGGCCGCATCTTCGGCCGCGTGAAGGGTGGCTTCACCGTCGATCTCGACGGCGCCGTGGCCTTCCTGCCCGGCAGCCAGGTCGACATCCGCCCCGTGCGCGATGTCACCCCGCTGATGGACATGCCGCAGCCCTTCCAGATCCTGAAGATGGACCGTCGCCGCGGCAACATCGTTGTCTCGCGTCGTGCCGTTCTCGAAGAGACCCGCGCAGAACAGCGCAGCGAACTGATCGACAAGCTGGCTGAAGGCCAGATCACCGATGGCGTCGTGAAGAACATCACCGATTACGGTGCCTTCGTCGACCTCGGCGGTATCGACGGCCTGCTGCATGTCACCGACATGAGCTACAAGCGCGTCAACCACCCCAGCGAAGTGATCGAAATCGGCCAGACCGTGACCGTGCAGATCATCCGCATCAATGCCGATACGCAGCGCATCTCGCTGGGCATGAAGCAGCTGGAAAGCGATCCGTGGGAAGGCGTTGGCGCCAAGTATCCGGTGGGTGCAAAGGTCACCGGCCAGGTCACCAACATCACCGAATACGGCGCCTTCGTGGAGCTGGAGCCGGGCATCGAAGGCCTGGTCCACGTTTCCGAAATGAGCTGGACCAAGAAGAACGTCCACCCGGGCAAGATCGTCTCGACCTCGCAGGAAGTCGAAGTCATGGTGCTGGAAGTGGACGCCGAAAAGCGCCGCATCAGCCTCGGCCTCAAGCAGGCCCAGCGCAACCCGTGGGAAGAGTTCGCCGAAGCCAATCCGGTCGGCTCGACCGTCACCGGCGAAGTCAAGAACGCGACCGAATTCGGTCTGTTCATCGGCCTTCCGGGCGACGTCGACGGCATGGTCCACATGTCCGACATTGCATGGGGCATCTCGGGTGAGGACGCCCTCGCCCTCCACCGCAAGGGTGAAGAAGTGCAGGCCGTCGTTCTCGATGTCGACATCGACAAGGAACGCATCAGCCTCGGCATGAAGCAGCTGGAAAAGGGTGCGCCTGCAGAAGGCGGTGCCGGAGACAGCCTGCGCCGTGGCCAGGTCGTCACCGTCACTGTTCTCGAAGTTCGCGATGGCGGCCTCGAAGTCCAGGTTGGCGACGATGGCGCGACCGGCTTCATCAAGCGCTCCGATCTCGGCCGTGACCGTGACGAGCAGCGTCCGGACCGTTTCCAGACCGGCCAGAAGGTCGATGCCATGGTCACCGGTTTCGATCGCTCGAAGAAGCCCAACTTCTCCATCAAGGCACACCAGATCGCCGAAGAGAAGGAAGCAGTTGCACAGTTCGGTTCGGCCGACAGCGGCGCTTCGCTGGGCGACATTCTCGGCGCAGCCCTGAAGGGCGACGAGAAGAAGTAA
- a CDS encoding CBU_0592 family membrane protein — MTTPLDIFSIIGFFGTACIIGAYFYLTAVEKPNPWVLHGTNLTGAVLLTISLIVHTNWPSLVLEGFWAAIALWGLWKAWRIKSRAGAKNI, encoded by the coding sequence GTGACCACTCCGCTCGACATCTTTTCGATCATCGGTTTCTTCGGCACCGCCTGCATCATCGGGGCGTATTTCTACCTGACCGCGGTGGAGAAGCCGAACCCGTGGGTTCTGCACGGCACGAATTTGACCGGTGCGGTGCTGCTGACAATCAGCCTGATCGTGCATACCAATTGGCCGAGCCTGGTGCTCGAAGGATTTTGGGCGGCGATCGCGCTTTGGGGGCTTTGGAAGGCGTGGCGGATCAAGTCCAGAGCGGGAGCAAAGAATATATGA
- a CDS encoding TIGR02300 family protein has product MVKPEWGTKRTCPKCGERFYDLGNEDPVTCIECGNEWTPEPVLKSKQPIPFDEQDKKKKDDEKEADSDLADDDLEDIDEDDDSPDNDVDLGGDDDLGVDTGDTGKEDDEN; this is encoded by the coding sequence ATGGTCAAGCCAGAATGGGGCACCAAGCGCACCTGCCCCAAATGCGGTGAACGCTTTTACGACCTGGGCAATGAAGACCCGGTAACCTGCATCGAATGCGGCAATGAATGGACGCCGGAGCCGGTGCTCAAGTCCAAGCAGCCGATCCCGTTCGATGAGCAGGACAAGAAGAAGAAGGACGACGAGAAAGAAGCGGATTCCGATCTCGCCGATGACGATCTGGAAGATATCGACGAGGACGATGATTCGCCCGACAACGATGTCGACCTCGGCGGCGATGATGATCTGGGCGTCGACACCGGTGATACCGGTAAGGAAGACGACGAGAATTAA
- the rimM gene encoding ribosome maturation factor RimM (Essential for efficient processing of 16S rRNA) → MTRSTRPTPNPSRKREGDSRDKPITLAAITGAHGVAGEVRLKLFGDGISALKQQKSLGLGKGEGTLSLKKVRDDNKGGAIARFAEITDRTAAEKLRGTTLTVSRDALPPLEEDEYYYVDLIGLTAVSEAGEEIGEVIAVQNYGAADVVEIARTTGPKAGKKFMVPMRKEAVPEWNTERLVVSEDFIEE, encoded by the coding sequence ATGACGCGCTCCACCAGGCCCACCCCTAACCCCTCCCGCAAGCGGGAGGGGGACTCGCGAGACAAACCCATCACACTGGCCGCCATCACTGGCGCGCATGGTGTGGCGGGCGAAGTCCGGTTGAAGCTGTTCGGCGACGGAATATCCGCGCTGAAGCAGCAAAAGTCCCTCGGTCTTGGAAAAGGCGAGGGCACGCTTTCGCTCAAGAAAGTGCGAGACGATAACAAAGGCGGCGCAATCGCGCGTTTCGCCGAGATCACCGATCGCACTGCTGCCGAAAAATTGCGCGGCACCACGCTGACGGTCTCCCGCGATGCTCTTCCGCCACTGGAAGAGGACGAGTATTATTACGTCGATCTCATCGGCCTCACCGCCGTATCCGAAGCGGGCGAGGAGATCGGAGAAGTGATCGCGGTGCAGAATTACGGCGCTGCCGACGTCGTGGAAATCGCCCGCACAACCGGCCCGAAGGCGGGCAAGAAATTCATGGTACCGATGCGCAAGGAGGCCGTGCCAGAATGGAATACGGAGCGGTTGGTCGTGTCTGAGGATTTTATCGAGGAATGA
- a CDS encoding DUF411 domain-containing protein: protein MIRSFIAPALLALAGCSSAVQAATYEMFRDPNCGCCEHWADHVRTENEVTISEVETAQMQEVKTSYGVPQDLWSCHTMLVDGYVIEGHVPAEQIARLLEERPAGVRGLAVPGMPIGSPGMEMGDRVDAYDVIAFTDTGERYVFASYGA, encoded by the coding sequence ATGATCCGCAGCTTTATCGCCCCCGCCCTTCTTGCGCTCGCTGGCTGTTCCAGCGCGGTGCAGGCCGCGACTTACGAGATGTTCCGCGATCCCAATTGCGGATGCTGCGAGCATTGGGCCGATCACGTGCGCACCGAGAACGAAGTGACGATCAGCGAAGTCGAAACCGCGCAGATGCAAGAGGTGAAAACATCCTACGGCGTGCCGCAGGACCTCTGGAGCTGCCACACCATGCTCGTCGATGGCTATGTGATCGAAGGTCACGTCCCCGCCGAACAGATCGCCCGCCTGCTGGAAGAGCGCCCCGCCGGTGTGCGCGGGCTCGCAGTGCCGGGAATGCCGATCGGCTCCCCCGGCATGGAAATGGGCGACCGGGTGGACGCCTATGATGTCATCGCCTTCACCGACACTGGCGAGCGTTATGTCTTCGCGAGCTACGGCGCGTAG
- the rpsP gene encoding 30S ribosomal protein S16 produces the protein MAIAIRLSRGGAKKRPYYRIVAADSRRARDGKYLEQLGTYNPMLAKDDENRVNLNEERIKYWLGVGAQPSDRVLRFLDAAGIMERPARNNPKKGEPGEAAKERAEEKAAKAAEAEEAKKAADEEAKAAAEAPAADDAAENDATGSVKTEETAEAVADAVENEGDTAADETAIAEQTAEAGEPNEKADDSATEEKKED, from the coding sequence ATGGCAATCGCAATTCGCCTCTCCCGTGGCGGCGCAAAGAAGCGTCCTTACTACCGCATCGTGGCTGCTGACAGCCGCCGTGCCCGTGACGGCAAGTATCTCGAGCAACTCGGCACCTACAACCCGATGCTCGCCAAGGATGACGAAAACCGCGTCAACCTGAACGAAGAGCGCATCAAGTACTGGCTGGGCGTCGGCGCACAGCCGTCCGACCGTGTTCTCCGCTTCCTCGATGCTGCCGGCATCATGGAGCGTCCTGCACGCAACAACCCGAAGAAGGGTGAGCCGGGCGAAGCTGCCAAGGAACGCGCTGAAGAAAAGGCTGCCAAGGCTGCCGAAGCCGAGGAAGCCAAGAAGGCTGCCGACGAAGAAGCCAAGGCTGCTGCCGAAGCGCCTGCTGCTGACGATGCAGCCGAAAACGATGCAACCGGCTCTGTGAAGACCGAAGAGACCGCTGAAGCCGTGGCTGACGCTGTCGAGAACGAAGGCGACACCGCTGCAGACGAAACGGCCATTGCCGAGCAGACCGCAGAAGCTGGTGAGCCGAACGAAAAGGCCGACGATTCGGCCACCGAAGAGAAGAAAGAGGACTGA
- the ffh gene encoding signal recognition particle protein, whose product MFDTLSDRLTNVFDRLRGRGALSEQDVRDAMREVRVALLEADVALPVARQFIERVTERAIGQEVVRSVTPGQQVIKIVNDELIDMLGGEDSDGEATPLNLAVTPPAVIMMVGLQGSGKTTSTAKIAKLLKEKEGKKAMMASLDVNRPAAQEQLAVLGEQADVATLPIVPGQQPVDIAKRALNAAKLQNIDVLLLDTAGRLHVDEALMAEMKAVAGAADPAEVLLVVDALTGQDAVNVAQSFTDEVPLTGVVLTRMDGDARGGAALSMRAVTGKPIKFAGTGEKLDAIERFHPARVADRILGMGDVVSLVEKAAETIKAEDAEELAKKMMAGKFDMNDLRKQLQQMQNMGGLGMLAGMMPGMKKAKAAMANADMDDKVLLHMDAIIGSMTKKERAHPQLLNAKRKKRVAAGSGTSVQEVNKILKMHQEMGRAMKQIKKMGGLKGLAAMFGGGGMPGMGGGGAPGGMPGLPGGGAGGLPPDLQNLLNKK is encoded by the coding sequence ATGTTTGATACGCTGTCTGATCGTTTGACCAATGTTTTCGACCGCCTGCGCGGGCGCGGGGCATTGAGCGAACAGGACGTGCGCGATGCCATGCGCGAAGTGCGCGTCGCATTGCTGGAGGCAGACGTTGCTCTGCCCGTCGCCCGCCAGTTCATCGAGCGCGTCACCGAACGCGCCATCGGCCAGGAAGTCGTAAGGTCGGTCACGCCCGGCCAGCAGGTCATCAAGATCGTCAATGACGAGCTGATCGACATGCTCGGCGGCGAGGATTCGGACGGTGAAGCAACGCCGCTCAATCTCGCGGTTACGCCGCCTGCGGTTATCATGATGGTCGGTCTGCAGGGTTCGGGTAAAACCACCAGCACTGCCAAGATCGCCAAGCTGCTGAAGGAAAAAGAGGGCAAGAAGGCCATGATGGCCTCGCTCGACGTCAACCGTCCGGCAGCGCAGGAACAGCTCGCCGTTCTGGGTGAGCAGGCCGACGTGGCAACGCTGCCCATCGTTCCGGGGCAGCAGCCGGTCGATATCGCCAAGCGCGCCCTCAATGCGGCCAAGCTGCAGAATATCGACGTGCTGCTGCTCGACACCGCGGGCCGACTGCATGTTGACGAAGCGTTGATGGCCGAAATGAAAGCCGTCGCGGGCGCTGCCGATCCGGCCGAAGTGCTTTTGGTAGTCGACGCGCTGACGGGTCAGGACGCGGTCAATGTCGCGCAGAGCTTCACCGATGAAGTCCCGCTGACCGGCGTCGTCCTCACCCGCATGGATGGCGATGCCCGCGGCGGTGCTGCGCTGTCGATGCGCGCCGTCACCGGCAAGCCGATCAAGTTTGCGGGTACCGGCGAAAAGCTCGACGCGATCGAACGCTTCCACCCGGCGCGCGTGGCCGACCGTATCCTTGGTATGGGCGATGTCGTCTCTTTGGTCGAAAAGGCCGCCGAAACGATCAAGGCGGAAGACGCCGAAGAGCTCGCCAAGAAGATGATGGCAGGCAAGTTCGACATGAACGACCTGCGCAAACAGCTTCAGCAGATGCAGAATATGGGTGGGCTCGGCATGCTCGCAGGCATGATGCCGGGCATGAAGAAGGCCAAGGCCGCGATGGCCAATGCCGATATGGATGACAAGGTGCTGCTGCACATGGACGCCATCATCGGCTCCATGACCAAGAAAGAGCGCGCCCATCCGCAGCTGCTCAATGCCAAGCGCAAGAAGCGCGTTGCGGCAGGCAGCGGCACTTCGGTGCAGGAGGTGAACAAGATCCTCAAGATGCATCAGGAAATGGGCCGCGCGATGAAGCAGATCAAGAAAATGGGCGGGCTGAAAGGCCTTGCCGCAATGTTCGGTGGTGGCGGCATGCCCGGCATGGGCGGCGGCGGCGCGCCAGGTGGTATGCCCGGCCTTCCCGGAGGCGGTGCAGGCGGTCTTCCGCCCGATCTCCAGAATTTGTTGAACAAGAAGTAA
- the aroA gene encoding 3-phosphoshikimate 1-carboxyvinyltransferase yields MSHSNPPSPKRFKSSGALTGRIAVPGDKSISHRSLMLGALAVGETRVSGLLEGEDVLSTAAAMRAMGATIHRGDDGTWSIHGVGVGSLLQPEQALDMGNSGTSTRLLMGLVASHPIRAVFTGDASLSKRPMGRVITPLSQMGASFEASPGGTLPLMLRGISPAVPITYRLPVASAQVKSAVLLAGLNTAGITRVIEPVPTRDHSERMLRGFGAKLHVGEENGERIIEIHGEADLQPQTITVPGDPSSAAFFTAAALLVPGSDLVIENVGLNPTRAALFDVLRDMGGHIEELDRREVGGEPVADLRVRHSALTGIEVDPAVVPAMVDEFPILFVAASLAQGTTTTRGLEELRVKESDRLAAMAAALKLAGAKVEEYGDGLVIEGTGGDPLPGTADGVAITTHLDHRISMSMAVAGLASDNGVKVDDTAPIATSFPTFESLLAVATSG; encoded by the coding sequence GTGAGCCATTCCAACCCGCCCTCCCCGAAACGCTTCAAAAGCAGCGGCGCACTGACCGGGCGGATAGCCGTTCCGGGCGACAAATCGATCAGCCACCGCTCGCTTATGTTGGGCGCGCTGGCGGTCGGTGAAACGCGGGTGAGCGGCTTGCTGGAAGGCGAGGATGTCCTCTCCACCGCTGCCGCCATGCGGGCAATGGGCGCGACGATCCATCGCGGCGATGACGGCACTTGGAGCATTCACGGTGTCGGCGTTGGCTCGCTGCTGCAGCCGGAGCAGGCGCTCGACATGGGCAATAGCGGCACCAGCACGCGGCTGCTGATGGGCCTTGTCGCGAGCCATCCGATCCGCGCGGTGTTCACTGGCGATGCGAGCCTTTCCAAGCGCCCGATGGGCCGTGTGATCACACCGCTCAGCCAGATGGGCGCGAGTTTCGAGGCATCGCCTGGAGGCACGCTTCCGCTGATGCTGCGCGGTATCTCGCCCGCCGTGCCGATCACTTATCGCCTGCCCGTCGCTTCAGCCCAGGTGAAGAGCGCAGTCCTGCTCGCTGGCCTCAATACCGCCGGCATCACCCGTGTGATCGAGCCGGTCCCCACCCGCGACCATTCCGAACGCATGCTGCGCGGGTTCGGCGCGAAGCTGCACGTGGGCGAAGAGAACGGGGAGCGCATTATCGAGATCCACGGCGAAGCGGACCTTCAGCCACAAACCATCACCGTACCCGGCGATCCCTCCTCCGCCGCTTTCTTCACCGCCGCCGCGCTGCTGGTGCCGGGAAGCGACCTCGTGATCGAAAATGTCGGCCTCAACCCCACCCGCGCCGCGCTTTTCGATGTGCTGCGCGATATGGGCGGACATATCGAGGAGCTGGACCGGCGCGAAGTTGGCGGCGAACCGGTGGCCGACCTGCGCGTCAGGCACTCGGCGCTCACCGGGATCGAGGTCGATCCGGCAGTCGTTCCCGCCATGGTCGATGAATTCCCGATCCTCTTCGTCGCTGCATCGCTCGCACAAGGCACCACCACCACGCGCGGGCTCGAGGAATTGCGAGTCAAGGAAAGCGACCGCCTCGCTGCGATGGCCGCCGCGCTCAAGCTGGCAGGGGCGAAGGTGGAGGAATATGGCGATGGCCTCGTGATTGAGGGCACCGGCGGCGATCCCCTGCCCGGCACGGCAGACGGCGTTGCCATCACCACTCATCTCGACCACCGCATCTCCATGAGCATGGCCGTGGCAGGCCTCGCCAGCGACAATGGTGTAAAAGTGGACGACACGGCACCGATTGCGACAAGCTTTCCCACCTTTGAATCGCTGCTCGCAGTCGCTACCTCTGGCTGA
- a CDS encoding DUF5818 domain-containing protein, protein MRLFPTCLAVLAVSACADGPENAAPPADPETDDATATRPVGEPRLVTVEGRVEAGTECDTVRTPDGKVWSVNFGEADFGSGDYIRLTGEIADASFCMEGEGTLIPQRIDAIEPPARDRDPARAGGVALTREYVVGSWVARGVNADCDDPDFRIRTTSGGTVLNGEIGNHDNSALVILDQYPRLDLDEPMDDLPLEARGPDGLAILRPATDAAYDPVTIGSATITGDGVVFVKCA, encoded by the coding sequence ATGAGATTATTTCCGACATGCCTCGCCGTCCTTGCCGTTTCTGCCTGTGCGGACGGACCTGAAAACGCCGCACCTCCCGCAGACCCCGAGACCGACGACGCTACCGCAACGCGCCCCGTTGGCGAGCCTCGCCTCGTTACCGTAGAGGGTCGGGTCGAGGCTGGCACCGAATGCGACACCGTCCGCACGCCCGACGGCAAAGTCTGGTCCGTCAATTTCGGTGAGGCCGATTTCGGGTCGGGCGATTATATCCGTCTGACGGGCGAGATCGCAGACGCGAGTTTCTGCATGGAAGGCGAGGGCACGCTGATCCCGCAGCGGATCGACGCGATCGAACCTCCGGCACGAGACCGCGATCCGGCCCGTGCGGGAGGCGTCGCGCTGACACGTGAATATGTCGTGGGCAGCTGGGTCGCCAGGGGTGTGAATGCCGATTGCGACGATCCGGATTTCCGCATCAGGACGACCTCCGGCGGGACGGTGCTGAACGGCGAGATCGGCAATCATGACAACAGCGCTTTGGTAATCCTCGACCAGTATCCGCGCCTGGACCTCGACGAGCCGATGGACGACCTACCGCTTGAAGCGCGCGGGCCCGACGGCCTTGCCATCCTACGCCCCGCGACCGACGCCGCATACGATCCGGTCACCATAGGCAGCGCGACGATCACCGGTGATGGAGTTGTGTTTGTGAAATGCGCCTGA
- a CDS encoding NAD(P)/FAD-dependent oxidoreductase, translated as MDDCIIVGGGPAGLTAAIYLARYHLSVRLFDCGTSRAALIPCTHNHAGYPDGIAGTDLLNRMQGQARKYGVVREEKQVVLLSHEEDGFEVRTDKGTFGARTVLLATGVFNRHPPGMGDDLHNAALAKGLLRYCPVCDGYEVTDKRVGIIGTGDHGTAEAVFLRSYTKDLTLISPTHDHELDDDCVSELDEAGIVRVDGPCGQYEIRGGRLAVETAQGWQEFDSVYPALGSDIRSDLAVMAGAKCSESGCVVVDDHQRTSVPGLFAAGDVVKGLDQISHAMGMAGVASTTIRNELAEARPLRR; from the coding sequence ATGGACGATTGCATCATCGTGGGTGGTGGGCCCGCCGGGCTGACCGCCGCGATCTATCTTGCGCGCTATCACCTCTCGGTCCGCCTGTTCGACTGCGGGACCAGCCGCGCGGCGCTGATCCCGTGCACACACAACCATGCCGGCTATCCGGATGGCATCGCGGGCACCGACCTGCTCAACCGCATGCAAGGGCAGGCACGCAAATATGGCGTCGTCCGAGAGGAGAAGCAGGTCGTCTTGCTGTCGCACGAAGAGGACGGGTTCGAGGTGCGCACCGACAAGGGGACCTTCGGAGCGCGCACCGTCCTGCTGGCGACCGGCGTGTTCAATCGCCACCCGCCCGGCATGGGGGACGACTTGCACAATGCGGCGCTGGCGAAAGGCCTGCTGCGCTATTGCCCCGTTTGCGATGGCTACGAAGTCACCGACAAGCGCGTCGGGATTATCGGCACAGGCGATCATGGCACGGCAGAGGCGGTGTTCCTGCGCAGCTATACCAAAGACCTCACGCTAATCTCCCCCACCCACGACCACGAGCTTGACGATGACTGTGTGAGCGAGCTGGACGAAGCGGGCATTGTGCGGGTCGATGGCCCTTGCGGCCAGTACGAAATCCGCGGTGGGCGGCTGGCGGTCGAAACCGCGCAGGGCTGGCAGGAATTCGACAGCGTCTATCCCGCGTTAGGGAGCGACATCCGATCCGACCTGGCTGTGATGGCGGGAGCGAAATGTAGCGAGAGCGGCTGCGTGGTAGTGGACGATCACCAGCGCACCAGCGTTCCCGGCCTATTCGCGGCAGGCGATGTGGTGAAAGGTCTCGACCAGATCAGCCACGCGATGGGCATGGCGGGCGTCGCCAGCACCACGATCCGCAACGAACTCGCCGAAGCGCGCCCGCTGCGGCGTTGA
- a CDS encoding Mpo1 family 2-hydroxy fatty acid dioxygenase: MTLAETLANYGEYHRDHRNVLTHAVGVPMIVLALDVLLARPGFAIPGLGVDATPALLLNLFAAVWYLQLDTKYGLLMTVLLAIFYTVGAKIAAISTLAWIGGGIGLFAVGWAFQFLGHHWEGRKPAFVDDLRGLLHGPLFMTVEALWALGLAKVLKRDVEELMAPQPAE, from the coding sequence ATGACCCTGGCCGAAACGCTCGCCAATTACGGCGAATATCACCGCGACCATCGCAATGTGCTGACCCATGCCGTGGGCGTGCCGATGATCGTGCTGGCGCTCGACGTGCTGCTGGCGCGGCCGGGTTTTGCAATCCCGGGGCTGGGTGTGGATGCGACGCCGGCGCTGCTGCTTAATCTGTTCGCGGCGGTCTGGTATCTCCAGCTCGACACGAAATACGGTCTGCTGATGACGGTCCTTCTGGCCATCTTTTACACGGTAGGCGCGAAGATTGCCGCCATTTCAACACTCGCCTGGATCGGCGGGGGTATCGGCCTGTTCGCGGTGGGCTGGGCGTTCCAGTTCCTCGGCCATCACTGGGAGGGTCGCAAACCCGCTTTCGTCGACGATTTGCGCGGATTGCTGCACGGGCCGCTGTTCATGACCGTGGAAGCGCTTTGGGCCTTGGGCCTTGCCAAGGTTTTGAAGCGGGACGTTGAAGAACTGATGGCGCCGCAGCCTGCTGAGTGA
- a CDS encoding (d)CMP kinase yields the protein MIIAVDGPTASGKGTIAKALAAHFGLPHLDTGLLYRAVGRQVALNGGDPDSPEDALAATDFPDALLDDPELRNEATGALASRVSIHPGVRAALFERQRAFATQPGGAVLDGRDIGTVIAPEAEVKLYVTATTEVRARRRYDEMVASGREASLPAMIADLEARDARDSGRKDAPLTVAEGALVIDTTALGRDEAIAAAIEAVESAGQ from the coding sequence ATGATCATCGCCGTCGACGGACCCACAGCCAGCGGCAAAGGCACGATCGCCAAGGCCCTCGCCGCGCATTTCGGCCTACCGCATCTCGACACCGGGCTGCTGTACCGCGCCGTCGGACGACAGGTCGCGCTCAATGGCGGTGATCCGGATTCGCCCGAGGATGCACTCGCGGCGACCGACTTTCCCGATGCACTGCTCGATGATCCGGAATTGCGCAATGAAGCGACCGGCGCGCTCGCCAGTCGGGTTTCGATCCATCCGGGCGTTCGCGCGGCCTTGTTCGAGCGGCAGCGGGCTTTCGCGACACAGCCGGGCGGCGCAGTGCTCGACGGGCGCGATATCGGCACGGTGATCGCGCCGGAGGCCGAGGTGAAGCTTTATGTCACCGCCACCACCGAAGTGCGCGCGCGCCGCCGCTACGATGAAATGGTGGCGAGTGGCCGCGAGGCGTCTCTGCCTGCGATGATCGCCGATCTCGAAGCGCGCGATGCGCGTGACAGCGGTCGCAAGGACGCGCCGCTCACCGTGGCCGAAGGCGCGCTGGTGATCGACACGACTGCGCTAGGCAGGGATGAGGCGATTGCGGCTGCTATTGAGGCTGTTGAGTCGGCTGGGCAATAA
- a CDS encoding carbon-nitrogen hydrolase family protein yields the protein MTKSPRILQVAICQAAPVPLAISDGIEKAVRLTRAAIADGAQLVAFGETFLGGYPMWLDEAPGAALWDHPGSKALHRILLENAVVANDERLLPLQELADESGAVISIGAHERVRSSLYNNQLTFRPGLPVLDHRKLVPTHGERLVWMRGDGSTLGVHQAEWGNVGSLICWEHWMPLARAAMHNLGESVHVAAWPTVRESYAIASRHYAMEGRCFVLAAGLVQTKDDVFDGLERAGGSDEGRELIEAIEVDVINRGGSLIAAPDASVVAQAGEGEETLFAELDLSLRDEGLASLDTDGHYSRPDVFELSVDTRAKDGVLWQ from the coding sequence ATGACGAAATCCCCGAGAATTCTCCAGGTCGCCATCTGCCAGGCCGCGCCGGTGCCGCTCGCGATCTCGGACGGGATCGAGAAGGCCGTGCGGCTGACCCGTGCAGCTATTGCTGACGGCGCGCAGCTCGTTGCCTTTGGTGAGACATTTCTCGGCGGATACCCGATGTGGCTGGACGAGGCTCCGGGCGCGGCGCTGTGGGATCATCCGGGCAGCAAGGCGCTGCACCGCATCCTGCTTGAAAACGCCGTGGTGGCGAACGACGAGCGGCTGCTGCCCTTGCAGGAACTCGCCGATGAAAGCGGTGCGGTGATTTCCATCGGCGCGCATGAGCGGGTGCGCTCGAGCCTCTACAACAACCAGCTGACCTTCCGCCCCGGCCTGCCGGTGCTCGACCATCGCAAGCTGGTGCCCACCCATGGCGAGCGGCTGGTGTGGATGCGCGGCGACGGATCGACACTCGGCGTGCACCAGGCCGAATGGGGCAATGTCGGCTCGCTGATTTGCTGGGAGCACTGGATGCCGCTGGCGCGCGCGGCGATGCACAACCTCGGAGAAAGCGTCCACGTCGCCGCCTGGCCGACCGTGCGCGAAAGCTACGCCATCGCCAGCCGCCACTACGCAATGGAAGGCCGCTGCTTCGTGCTCGCGGCTGGGCTGGTGCAGACGAAGGACGACGTATTCGACGGGCTGGAGCGGGCCGGTGGCAGCGATGAGGGCCGCGAACTGATCGAAGCGATCGAGGTGGACGTCATAAACCGCGGCGGCTCGCTGATCGCCGCGCCTGATGCGAGCGTTGTCGCGCAAGCGGGCGAGGGCGAGGAGACGTTATTCGCCGAACTCGACCTGTCCCTACGCGACGAAGGCCTCGCAAGCCTCGACACCGACGGCCACTACTCGCGGCCCGATGTGTTTGAATTGAGCGTGGATACGCGGGCGAAGGATGGAGTTTTATGGCAATAG